The nucleotide window AGGGAGGGGCTTCGCGCACCCAGGCTCCCTGGACTGCCAAACCCGATTCGCCGGAAATTCCCTCACCTGCAAAGAGGGTACAACAGGCCATGAACAACACGGTACAAAGATGTCGGCAAGAAATTTTCACGGTTTTTCTCCATGTCCAAGATATTGTACGATACGTTTGATTTTTTCAGCTACCTGGTCTGGCGTATTGTTGTTGGGAGAGACGACGCCGACAAGATTGCCCTGGGGCGAAATCATGAAAAACGCCGAGCTGTGGGAGACTTCATAGGCATCATCGGTCCCACCGGGGTTGATGGCATAATAGGCCCCGACTTGCTGCGCGAGATCCTTCAGCATGGGTTCGGGACCGGTTGCACCCAGGAATTCAGGATTGAAAAAGGCAACATAATCTTTCAACAACTCCAGAGAATCCCGTTTTGGATCCACGGAGACAAACACACCCTGCAATTTTGTCTTGCCGAAAGGATCCTTGCCCAGATGGGTAAAGACCTCGCCCAGAAAACCCAGGGCCATGGGACAGACATCCGGGCAGTGGGTGTAACCGAAAAAGAGCAGGGTCCACTGATTTTGCAGGCGTGCCAGAGTAAACGCTTTTCCCTGGTGATCTGTCAACTGAAAGTCGGTGAGGGGTTTTTGAAAGGGCAGGAGGGCACCCATCAGGTCACCG belongs to Magnetococcales bacterium and includes:
- a CDS encoding SCO family protein, encoding MSGHPTPPKKIVILVLAMAITLITILIVVFRPFGGMRERGMQVPGDLMGALLPFQKPLTDFQLTDHQGKAFTLARLQNQWTLLFFGYTHCPDVCPMALGFLGEVFTHLGKDPFGKTKLQGVFVSVDPKRDSLELLKDYVAFFNPEFLGATGPEPMLKDLAQQVGAYYAINPGGTDDAYEVSHSSAFFMISPQGNLVGVVSPNNNTPDQVAEKIKRIVQYLGHGEKP